A portion of the Oncorhynchus nerka isolate Pitt River linkage group LG27, Oner_Uvic_2.0, whole genome shotgun sequence genome contains these proteins:
- the LOC115112173 gene encoding sorbitol dehydrogenase-like codes for MEKENLSVVLHSQGDLRLEQRPIPEPGPNEVLLQMHSVGICGSDVHYWQNGRIGDFVVKKPMVLGHEAAGRVVKVGSAVKNLKEGDRVAVEPGVPREMDEFFKSGNYNLSPTIFFCATPPDDGNLCRFYKHSANFCYKLPDNVTYEEGALIEPLSVGIHACRRAGVTLGSSVLICGAGPIGLVCLLVAKAMGASQVVISDLSADRLVMAKELGADFPLTVKREDGPEELAKRVEGMLEAQPHITIECTGVESSVQTAIYATRPGGVVVLVGLGAAMTTIPLLNAALREVDIRGVFRYCNTWPMAIAMLASKKVNVAPLVTHRFPLEQAVQAFETTRQGQGVKIMLKCDKTDQNP; via the exons AGGTGTTGCTTCAGATGCATTCAGTTGGGATCTGTGGGTCGGATGTGCACTACTGGCAAAATGGGCGCATAGGTGACTTTGTGGTAAAGAAGCCCATGGTGCTGGGGCATGAGGCTGCTGGTCGGGTGGTGAAGGTGGGCTCAGCAGTGAAGAACCTAAAAGAAG GGGATAGAGTTGCTGTAGAGCCAGGTGTCCCTCGCGAGATGGATGAGTTCTTCAAATCAGGAAACTACAATCTTTCCCCCACCATCTTCTTCTGTGCCACACCCCCTGATGATGGGAATTTGTGCAGATTTTACAAACACAGTGCCAACTTCTGTTACAA GTTGCCTGACAATGTGACATATGAGGAGGGGGCCCTGATTGAGCCTCTGTCTGTGGGTATTCATGCCTGCCGCAGAGCTGGAGTGACCCTGGGCAGCAGTGTACTGATCTGTGGGGCAG GACCAATTGGGCTGGTCTGTCTGCTGGTGGCCAAGGCTATGGGTGCCTCACAGGTGGTCATATCCG ACCTGTCAGCAGATCGCCTGGTCATGGCGAAGGAGCTGGGAGCAGACTTCCCTCTGACtgtgaagagagaggatgggcctGAGGAGCTGGCAAAGAGAGTGGAGGGAATGCTGGAAGCACAGCCTCATATCACCATTGAGTGCACCGGTGTGGAGAGCAGTGTCCAAACTGCCATTTAT GCTACACgtcctggaggagtggtggttcTAGTGGGGTTGGGTGCAGCGATGACCACTATCCCACTGCTTAATGCTGCTCTCAGAGAGGTGGACATCAGAGGGGTCTTCCGCTACTGCAACAC CTGGCCAATGGCTATAGCGATGCTGGCCTCTAAGAAGGTGAACGTGGCACCCCTGGTGACCCACCGGTTCCCCCTAGAGCAGGCTGTGCAGGCCTTCGAGACCACACGTCAGGGACAAGGGGTCAAAATCATGCTCAAGTGTGACAAGACTGACCAGAACCCCTAA